A portion of the Trachemys scripta elegans isolate TJP31775 chromosome 9, CAS_Tse_1.0, whole genome shotgun sequence genome contains these proteins:
- the LOC117883400 gene encoding pre-mRNA 3'-end-processing factor FIP1-like isoform X2 — protein MSQHAPPSGEDDEEDSDSDSDDDDVKVTIGNIKTGAPSYMGTPMNLNLKTGRGYGTSSSAKLQPKGIDLDATGNINGLPVIEVDLDSFEDKPWRKPGADLSDYFNYGFNEETWKAYCEKQRRLQLGLDPSPPVSSENKITVQQGRTGNAEKEPENNIIKTEFKTDFVALIGGRMKAGPPPNRKLGGTIDVIGGQAGTIRRVEGRRRDKHASEENPIQVLGDHGNKPQLPQQPQQPSQPQQPPQQQPFVPPAGPPPPPIAGPPPPHFLHPPPPVTSVPPPLHPPGLPPPGPIPGLFPPPLAPPPALLIPTLDGQPAGYNNRQPPPFGYNSADSGFISYPPISTSHTPWVTTVDKGTSSSSSSHWEYSGSRRERERERERERDRDRTPTTSEYNNDDERYRYYSRERSYDFERDYRRSRDRSREREDRHRERRHREKEESSKHKSSRRKQHESEEGESHRRHKHKKNKRSKEEKEASDDGVAEGDEQDAKE, from the exons ATGTCACAACAT GCCCCTCCGAGTGGTGAAGATGATGAGGAAGACAGTGATAGCgacagtgatgatgatgatgtgaaaGTTACCATTGGCAACATTAAAACAGGAGCACCATCGTACAT GGGGACTCCTATGAATCTAAACTTAAAAACAGGTAGAGGCTATGGAACATCCTCTTCAG CCAAGTTGCAGCCCAAAGGTATTGATCTAGATGCCACAGGGAATATAAATGGATTGCCTGTAATAGAAGTGGATTTAGATTCGTTTGAAGACAAACCGTGGCGGAAACCAG GTGCTGACCTTTCTGATTACTTTAATTATGGATTCAATGAAGAAACATGGAAAGCTTATTGTGAGAAACAGCGACGGCTTCAGCTTGGACTGGATCCCTCTCCACCTGTCAGCAGTGAGAATAAGATCACA GTTCAGCAAGGAAGGACGGGAAATGCAGAGAAAGAGCCAGAGAACAACATTATCAAAACGGAATTCAAAACGGACTTTGTGGCTCTGATAGGAGGGCGGATGAAGGCTGGGCCTCCACCTAATAG GAAGCTGGGTGGGACAATTGATGTGATTGGTGGACAGGCAGGCACTATTAGGAGGGTAGAAGGAAGACGCCGCGATAAACACGCCTCTGAGGAAAATCCCATTCAG GTTCTTGGAGATCATGGAAATAAGCCACAActcccacagcagccccagcaaCCATCACAGCCCCAGCAGCCACCTCAACAACAGCCGTTTGTACCACCAGCaggtcccccacctcccccaattGCTGGGCCACCCCCACCACActttctccaccctccccctccagttACTTCTGTCCCACCTCCTCTGCATCCTCCAG GCTTGCCACCACCAGGTCCCATTCCAG GGCTGTTCCCTCCACCTCTGGCTCCTCCACCAGCTCTCCTCATTCCAACACTTGATGG CCAACCTGCCGGCTACAATAACAGGCAGCCTCCACCATTTGGATACAACTCTGCAG ATTCTGGTTTCATCAGCTACCCTCCTATTTCCACGTCTCACACGCCCTGGGTGACGACAGTGGATAAGGGCAcgagcagctccagcagcagccactgggaGTACTCCGGCTCAAggcgtgagagagagagggaaagggaaagggagagagacagagaccgGACTCCAACCACCAGTGAATACAACAA CGATGATGAGCGATATCGCTACTACAGTCGAGAGCGAAGCTATGATTTTGAGCGGGATTATCGCAGGAGTAGAGATCGGAGCAGAGAGCGGGAGGATCGCCACCGGGAGCGCAGGCACAGAGAGAAGGAGGAGAGCAGTAAACATAAGTCTTCAAGACG TAAGCAGCACGAGAGTGAAGAGGGTGAAAGCCACCGGCGCCACAAACACAAAAAGAACAAGCGCAGCAAAGAGGAGAAGGAGGCCAGTGATGATGGTGTCGCAGAGGGAGATGAACAAGATGCTAAGGAGTAA
- the LOC117883400 gene encoding pre-mRNA 3'-end-processing factor FIP1-like isoform X1, producing the protein MATELEPPASGAAPLEAEEDEEHWLYGDDTTGKQEDGPIARHAESSHPLQDAPQESRPVTGEDREMSQHAPPSGEDDEEDSDSDSDDDDVKVTIGNIKTGAPSYMGTPMNLNLKTGRGYGTSSSAKLQPKGIDLDATGNINGLPVIEVDLDSFEDKPWRKPGADLSDYFNYGFNEETWKAYCEKQRRLQLGLDPSPPVSSENKITVQQGRTGNAEKEPENNIIKTEFKTDFVALIGGRMKAGPPPNRKLGGTIDVIGGQAGTIRRVEGRRRDKHASEENPIQVLGDHGNKPQLPQQPQQPSQPQQPPQQQPFVPPAGPPPPPIAGPPPPHFLHPPPPVTSVPPPLHPPGLPPPGPIPGLFPPPLAPPPALLIPTLDGQPAGYNNRQPPPFGYNSADSGFISYPPISTSHTPWVTTVDKGTSSSSSSHWEYSGSRRERERERERERDRDRTPTTSEYNNDDERYRYYSRERSYDFERDYRRSRDRSREREDRHRERRHREKEESSKHKSSRRKQHESEEGESHRRHKHKKNKRSKEEKEASDDGVAEGDEQDAKE; encoded by the exons ATGGCCACCGAGCTGGAGCCCCCTGCCTCGGGCGCGGCGCCGCTGGAGGCGGAGGAGGACGAGGAGCACTGGTTGTACGGGG atgacaccactGGTAAGCAAGAAGATGGACCAATTGCTAG ACATGCAGAATCTTCTCATCCTTTGCAAGATGCTCCTCAGGAGAGCCGGCCTGTCACCGGTGAAGACCGAGAGATGTCACAACAT GCCCCTCCGAGTGGTGAAGATGATGAGGAAGACAGTGATAGCgacagtgatgatgatgatgtgaaaGTTACCATTGGCAACATTAAAACAGGAGCACCATCGTACAT GGGGACTCCTATGAATCTAAACTTAAAAACAGGTAGAGGCTATGGAACATCCTCTTCAG CCAAGTTGCAGCCCAAAGGTATTGATCTAGATGCCACAGGGAATATAAATGGATTGCCTGTAATAGAAGTGGATTTAGATTCGTTTGAAGACAAACCGTGGCGGAAACCAG GTGCTGACCTTTCTGATTACTTTAATTATGGATTCAATGAAGAAACATGGAAAGCTTATTGTGAGAAACAGCGACGGCTTCAGCTTGGACTGGATCCCTCTCCACCTGTCAGCAGTGAGAATAAGATCACA GTTCAGCAAGGAAGGACGGGAAATGCAGAGAAAGAGCCAGAGAACAACATTATCAAAACGGAATTCAAAACGGACTTTGTGGCTCTGATAGGAGGGCGGATGAAGGCTGGGCCTCCACCTAATAG GAAGCTGGGTGGGACAATTGATGTGATTGGTGGACAGGCAGGCACTATTAGGAGGGTAGAAGGAAGACGCCGCGATAAACACGCCTCTGAGGAAAATCCCATTCAG GTTCTTGGAGATCATGGAAATAAGCCACAActcccacagcagccccagcaaCCATCACAGCCCCAGCAGCCACCTCAACAACAGCCGTTTGTACCACCAGCaggtcccccacctcccccaattGCTGGGCCACCCCCACCACActttctccaccctccccctccagttACTTCTGTCCCACCTCCTCTGCATCCTCCAG GCTTGCCACCACCAGGTCCCATTCCAG GGCTGTTCCCTCCACCTCTGGCTCCTCCACCAGCTCTCCTCATTCCAACACTTGATGG CCAACCTGCCGGCTACAATAACAGGCAGCCTCCACCATTTGGATACAACTCTGCAG ATTCTGGTTTCATCAGCTACCCTCCTATTTCCACGTCTCACACGCCCTGGGTGACGACAGTGGATAAGGGCAcgagcagctccagcagcagccactgggaGTACTCCGGCTCAAggcgtgagagagagagggaaagggaaagggagagagacagagaccgGACTCCAACCACCAGTGAATACAACAA CGATGATGAGCGATATCGCTACTACAGTCGAGAGCGAAGCTATGATTTTGAGCGGGATTATCGCAGGAGTAGAGATCGGAGCAGAGAGCGGGAGGATCGCCACCGGGAGCGCAGGCACAGAGAGAAGGAGGAGAGCAGTAAACATAAGTCTTCAAGACG TAAGCAGCACGAGAGTGAAGAGGGTGAAAGCCACCGGCGCCACAAACACAAAAAGAACAAGCGCAGCAAAGAGGAGAAGGAGGCCAGTGATGATGGTGTCGCAGAGGGAGATGAACAAGATGCTAAGGAGTAA